A portion of the Vreelandella subglaciescola genome contains these proteins:
- a CDS encoding acyl-CoA thioesterase — protein MTLLVNDDNQPAAGGADEIPAPGGQLTLKLPATRQNTNLYGDIPGGWLVSQMDQAAELAAGREAGGRTAAVAIEAMDFLSPVRAGSVVSVFTQVRHIGHSSIRIDVEVWVRAPHAHPHERLKVTEACFVRVALDDNGRIRAVR, from the coding sequence ATGACTCTTTTAGTAAACGACGACAATCAGCCTGCCGCCGGCGGCGCGGACGAGATCCCCGCGCCGGGCGGGCAGCTTACGCTGAAACTGCCCGCGACGCGCCAGAACACCAACCTTTACGGCGACATCCCCGGCGGCTGGCTGGTCAGCCAGATGGATCAGGCCGCCGAGCTTGCCGCCGGGCGCGAGGCCGGCGGCCGCACCGCGGCGGTGGCCATTGAGGCGATGGACTTTTTAAGCCCAGTACGCGCCGGCTCGGTGGTCAGTGTGTTCACGCAGGTGCGCCACATTGGCCACAGCTCGATCAGGATCGACGTGGAAGTCTGGGTGCGTGCGCCCCACGCTCACCCCCACGAGCGCCTGAAAGTGACCGAAGCGTGTTTCGTGCGGGTGGCGCTGGACGATAATGGCCGCATTCGCGCGGTGCGCTAA
- the pstB gene encoding phosphate ABC transporter ATP-binding protein PstB → MHDAEIRKAEISNADIRAAGKTPAVRFAPEHSSLCLERLTLAYAGKPALNDLTLQIPRHRITAFIGPSGCGKSTLLRALNRLHDLNPAVTQQGSITFEGEDIHAAHTNVAELRRRIGMVFQTPNPFPLSIYENVAFGLRLQNRLKKRQRDDVIEWALRSAALWDEVKDRLHTSAWQLSGGQQQRLVIARTLAVKPDILLLDEPASALDPISTLKIEELMGDLKHQLTLVLVTHNMQQAARVSDYTAFVDNGRLIEYGTTDDIFTNPRLRRTENYITGRMN, encoded by the coding sequence ATGCACGATGCTGAGATAAGGAAGGCTGAGATAAGCAACGCCGACATAAGGGCGGCGGGCAAAACGCCCGCGGTGCGCTTTGCCCCGGAACACAGTTCGCTGTGTCTCGAGAGGTTAACGCTGGCCTACGCCGGCAAACCGGCGCTGAATGACTTGACGCTGCAAATACCGCGCCACCGCATCACCGCGTTTATCGGCCCGTCGGGGTGTGGCAAGTCCACGCTGCTACGCGCGCTTAACCGGCTGCACGACCTCAATCCGGCGGTGACCCAGCAGGGCAGCATTACCTTTGAAGGTGAGGACATTCACGCGGCGCACACCAACGTGGCCGAGCTACGGCGGCGCATCGGCATGGTGTTTCAGACGCCGAATCCGTTTCCCCTGTCGATTTATGAAAACGTGGCATTCGGGCTGCGGCTGCAAAATCGTTTGAAAAAGCGCCAGCGCGACGACGTGATTGAATGGGCGCTACGCTCGGCGGCGCTGTGGGATGAAGTCAAAGACCGCCTGCATACGTCGGCCTGGCAGCTTTCCGGCGGCCAGCAGCAGCGTCTGGTGATCGCCCGCACGCTGGCGGTCAAACCCGACATTCTGCTGCTCGACGAGCCGGCCTCGGCGCTTGATCCGATTTCCACGCTCAAGATTGAAGAACTCATGGGCGACCTGAAACACCAGCTCACGCTGGTGCTGGTCACCCACAACATGCAGCAGGCCGCCCGCGTGTCCGACTACACAGCGTTTGTCGACAACGGCCGGCTGATCGAATACGGCACCACCGATGACATCTTTACCAACCCGCGCCTCCGGCGCACCGAAAACTACATTACCGGCCGCATGAACTAG
- a CDS encoding BON domain-containing protein, whose protein sequence is MNRRDWIGALLAAALLVGCADTPINESARLEHQDSPQAVRIKALLLEEPDLAGAAIDVDMSDERVILEGFVETEDQRERAEAIAREQGSGSEVENRITVK, encoded by the coding sequence ATGAACCGACGCGACTGGATCGGCGCCCTGCTGGCAGCGGCACTCCTCGTGGGCTGCGCCGACACCCCCATCAACGAATCCGCGCGGCTCGAACATCAGGATTCCCCCCAGGCGGTGAGGATCAAGGCCCTGCTTCTCGAGGAGCCGGACCTCGCCGGTGCGGCCATCGACGTGGACATGAGCGACGAGCGCGTCATCCTGGAGGGCTTCGTCGAGACCGAGGATCAGCGCGAGCGGGCTGAAGCCATCGCGCGTGAGCAAGGCTCGGGCAGCGAGGTCGAGAACAGGATCACCGTCAAGTGA
- a CDS encoding DUF2442 domain-containing protein, with the protein MAMTDDDIKQAEARMAAERSHAHATAARYNRRNNRVIVSLHTGLELALPPHLVEGLADATPDALSEIEISPSGLGLRWPQLDADLYVPAFLEGQFGSKAWMARQLGAAGGKSRSPAKSNAARANGLKGGRPRKKQG; encoded by the coding sequence ATGGCTATGACTGATGATGACATCAAGCAGGCAGAAGCCCGTATGGCCGCCGAACGCAGCCACGCTCACGCCACGGCAGCTCGGTACAATCGCCGTAACAACCGCGTGATTGTCAGCCTTCACACAGGGCTTGAGCTCGCGCTTCCCCCGCACCTGGTAGAAGGGCTCGCCGATGCGACGCCGGATGCCTTGTCCGAGATAGAAATATCGCCCTCTGGGCTCGGGCTACGCTGGCCTCAACTCGATGCTGACCTCTATGTGCCAGCGTTCCTGGAGGGGCAGTTTGGCTCCAAGGCGTGGATGGCTCGCCAGCTGGGTGCGGCAGGCGGGAAAAGCCGTAGCCCAGCCAAGAGCAACGCAGCCAGAGCGAATGGCCTCAAAGGGGGAAGGCCCCGGAAAAAACAAGGATAA
- the trhA gene encoding PAQR family membrane homeostasis protein TrhA, with protein sequence MIYHALTPGKIKDIFQVIDHSAIFLLIAGTYTPFTLGVLKGTWGWTLFGIVWSIAAAGIALKVFQGISHPLIYTGLYLLMGWLIVFAIKPLMATMPTAGLLWLIAGGLFYTLGVVFFVADSKLKFGHFVWHLFVIGGTVCHYFAILWYAS encoded by the coding sequence ATGATTTACCATGCATTAACGCCGGGCAAAATAAAAGATATTTTTCAGGTCATCGATCATTCGGCGATATTTCTACTTATTGCGGGCACCTATACGCCCTTCACCCTTGGGGTGCTCAAAGGCACATGGGGTTGGACGCTGTTTGGAATTGTTTGGAGCATCGCAGCGGCAGGCATTGCGCTAAAAGTTTTTCAAGGTATATCCCACCCCCTTATTTATACCGGACTTTATCTATTGATGGGCTGGCTAATCGTTTTTGCCATTAAACCCTTAATGGCTACTATGCCCACTGCGGGCTTACTCTGGTTGATCGCTGGTGGCTTGTTTTACACCCTTGGCGTTGTATTCTTTGTAGCCGACTCTAAACTGAAATTCGGCCACTTTGTCTGGCACCTATTTGTTATTGGCGGAACTGTGTGCCACTACTTTGCAATTCTTTGGTATGCGAGCTGA
- a CDS encoding TRAP transporter substrate-binding protein, which translates to MPRRHFLKHTLTTAGLGAAGAAAVPFISTASAADTITWDMVTSWPKNFPALGTGANEFARRVEALSNGRMRIRVHGAGELVPAMEVFDAVSAGTAQMGHSASYYWRGKVPAAQFFTAVPFGMTAQETNAWLYYGGGQKLWDEIYREHNLKPFAVGNTTTQPAGWFKKEINSLDDLQGLQLRLPGLAGEAMNRIGVTTRNMPGSEIFTSMQTGALDAADWVSPYNDLAFGLHEVADYYYTSAWNEPSATLEGTVNLEAWNALPDDLKAVVSEAAQASNLSMISEFTFRNAQALKALVDEHGIKLRAFPDDVMQALFEASKEVIQEQVDDDAASKKVYESYRAFQQTVRPVTDTGEFAYLKARDQITKA; encoded by the coding sequence CTGCCACGCCGCCACTTCCTCAAGCACACCCTGACCACCGCCGGCCTCGGCGCGGCCGGTGCCGCTGCCGTGCCGTTTATCTCCACCGCCAGCGCCGCTGACACCATCACCTGGGACATGGTCACCTCCTGGCCGAAAAACTTCCCGGCGCTGGGCACCGGTGCCAACGAGTTTGCTCGCCGGGTCGAGGCGCTTTCCAACGGTCGCATGCGCATCCGCGTACACGGCGCGGGCGAGCTGGTGCCAGCGATGGAAGTCTTTGACGCGGTATCCGCGGGCACCGCGCAGATGGGCCACTCGGCCTCTTACTACTGGCGCGGCAAGGTGCCGGCGGCGCAGTTTTTCACCGCCGTGCCCTTCGGCATGACCGCACAGGAAACCAACGCCTGGCTTTACTACGGCGGCGGCCAAAAGCTCTGGGACGAGATCTACCGCGAGCACAACCTCAAGCCGTTTGCCGTGGGCAACACCACCACCCAGCCCGCCGGCTGGTTCAAGAAAGAGATCAACTCGCTCGACGATTTGCAGGGCCTGCAGCTGCGCCTGCCCGGCCTTGCCGGCGAGGCCATGAACCGTATCGGCGTGACCACGCGCAACATGCCCGGCAGCGAGATTTTCACCTCGATGCAAACCGGCGCGCTGGACGCCGCCGACTGGGTCAGCCCGTACAACGATTTGGCCTTTGGCCTGCACGAAGTCGCCGACTACTACTACACCTCGGCGTGGAACGAGCCCAGCGCCACGCTGGAAGGCACCGTCAATCTGGAGGCGTGGAACGCGCTGCCCGACGACTTGAAAGCCGTAGTCAGCGAGGCCGCGCAGGCCTCCAACCTGTCGATGATCAGCGAGTTCACCTTCCGCAATGCCCAGGCGCTGAAAGCGCTGGTCGACGAGCACGGCATCAAGCTGCGCGCCTTCCCCGACGACGTCATGCAGGCGCTTTTCGAGGCGTCCAAAGAGGTGATTCAGGAGCAGGTGGACGACGATGCCGCCTCAAAGAAAGTCTACGAGTCCTATCGTGCGTTCCAGCAAACCGTACGCCCGGTCACCGATACCGGCGAGTTTGCCTACCTGAAAGCCCGCGACCAGATAACCAAAGCCTGA
- the uvrD gene encoding DNA helicase II — translation MDDVTAILDQLNSAQREAVSAPQGNLLVLAGAGSGKTRVLVHRIAWLMQAEGLSPYALLAVTFTNKAAKEMRTRLEALLGLSLRHVWVGTFHSIAHRLLRTHWHDARLPQNFQIIDSDDQLRLVKRLLKDYSIDAERFPPRQVQGFISGCKEEGLRPAQVDTAGDAYLGQLVELYHFYQLTCERGGLVDFGELLLRSLELLRDNPALLSHYRERFGHVMVDEFQDTNTLQYAWLKLITGQQTPTTVVGDDDQSIYGWRGAKVENIGRFEDEFNQVKTVRLEQNYRSTSAILDAANALISHNSERMGKNLWTDGAKGEPISVYAGFNDLEEARFIVDTLKERTAAGLNRRDVAILYRSNAQSRLLEETLIRQGVPYRIYGGHRFYERLEIKNALAYLRLLLNRDDDASFERVINVPTRGIGTRTVEILRFRARDQSIPLWQALHDSVADGTLKGRAGNAVQTFANLIEQLDNDAAGLSLHEIIEHVIAHTGLIEHHQNERGEKGQARVENLEELVNAARNFTQGDVFDAPEAGEGLVALEAFLSEAALNAGDHEAAEFEDSVQLMTLHSAKGLEFPLVFITGVEEGLFPHKMSLEESGRLEEERRLAYVGVTRAMHKLYLTHAETRRLHGKEVFPRPSRFLRELPPELLEEVRMRGQISRPVTAARGGLTQQSVEGDDDLPSLHVGQAVEHPVFGEGVILNAEGEGARARVQVSFEHEGAKWLVLGFAKLIPL, via the coding sequence ATGGACGACGTGACGGCGATTCTCGATCAGCTCAATTCCGCCCAGCGTGAGGCGGTGAGCGCTCCCCAAGGCAACCTGCTGGTGCTCGCCGGCGCGGGCTCGGGCAAGACCCGGGTGCTGGTGCACCGCATTGCCTGGCTGATGCAGGCCGAGGGGTTGTCGCCCTACGCGCTGCTGGCGGTGACCTTTACCAACAAGGCCGCCAAGGAAATGCGCACGCGGCTGGAAGCGCTATTGGGGCTGTCGCTGCGCCACGTCTGGGTGGGCACCTTTCACTCCATCGCCCACCGCCTGCTGCGCACTCACTGGCACGATGCGCGCCTGCCCCAGAATTTTCAGATTATCGACAGCGACGACCAGCTGCGGCTGGTCAAGCGCCTGCTCAAGGATTACAGCATCGACGCCGAGCGCTTTCCGCCGCGTCAGGTGCAGGGCTTTATCAGCGGCTGCAAGGAAGAAGGCCTGCGCCCCGCCCAGGTGGATACCGCCGGTGACGCCTACCTCGGCCAGCTGGTCGAGCTGTACCACTTCTACCAGCTGACCTGCGAACGCGGCGGGCTGGTGGATTTCGGCGAGCTGTTGCTCAGAAGCCTTGAGCTATTGCGCGACAACCCCGCGCTGCTTTCGCACTACCGCGAGCGCTTCGGCCACGTGATGGTGGACGAGTTTCAGGACACCAACACCCTGCAGTACGCCTGGCTCAAGTTGATCACCGGCCAGCAAACACCGACCACCGTGGTGGGCGACGATGACCAGTCGATCTACGGCTGGCGCGGCGCCAAAGTGGAAAATATCGGCCGCTTCGAGGACGAATTCAATCAGGTCAAAACCGTACGGCTGGAGCAAAACTACCGCTCCACCAGCGCCATTCTGGACGCCGCCAACGCGCTGATCAGCCATAACAGCGAGCGCATGGGCAAGAACCTGTGGACCGACGGTGCCAAGGGCGAGCCGATCTCGGTGTATGCCGGTTTCAATGATCTGGAAGAAGCACGCTTTATCGTCGATACGCTCAAGGAGCGCACCGCAGCGGGGCTCAACCGCCGCGACGTGGCGATTCTTTACCGCTCCAACGCGCAGTCGCGGCTGCTGGAAGAAACCCTGATTCGCCAGGGCGTGCCCTACCGCATTTACGGCGGCCACCGCTTCTACGAACGCCTTGAAATCAAGAACGCCCTGGCCTACCTGCGATTGCTGCTCAACCGCGACGACGACGCCTCGTTTGAGCGCGTGATCAACGTGCCCACTCGCGGCATCGGCACGCGCACGGTGGAAATCCTGCGCTTTCGCGCCCGCGATCAGAGCATCCCGCTGTGGCAGGCGCTGCACGACAGCGTCGCCGACGGCACGCTAAAAGGCCGCGCCGGCAACGCCGTGCAAACGTTCGCCAACCTGATCGAACAGTTGGATAACGACGCCGCCGGGCTGTCGCTGCACGAAATTATCGAGCACGTTATCGCGCATACCGGACTGATCGAGCACCACCAGAACGAGCGTGGCGAGAAAGGTCAGGCGCGGGTCGAAAACCTCGAAGAGCTGGTCAACGCCGCGCGCAACTTCACCCAGGGCGACGTGTTCGACGCCCCCGAAGCCGGCGAAGGTCTGGTCGCGCTGGAAGCATTTTTATCCGAAGCGGCGCTAAACGCCGGCGACCACGAGGCCGCCGAGTTTGAAGACAGCGTGCAGCTGATGACGCTGCACTCGGCCAAGGGGCTGGAGTTTCCGCTGGTGTTTATCACCGGCGTGGAGGAAGGCCTGTTTCCGCACAAGATGTCGCTTGAGGAGTCCGGCCGGCTCGAAGAAGAGCGCCGGCTGGCCTACGTGGGCGTCACCCGGGCGATGCACAAGCTGTATTTGACCCACGCCGAAACCCGCCGCCTGCACGGCAAGGAAGTGTTCCCCCGGCCATCGCGGTTTCTGCGCGAGCTGCCGCCGGAGCTGCTGGAAGAAGTGCGCATGCGCGGGCAAATCTCCCGGCCGGTCACGGCGGCCCGCGGCGGGCTGACCCAGCAAAGCGTGGAAGGCGATGACGATTTACCCAGCCTGCACGTCGGCCAAGCCGTTGAGCATCCGGTCTTCGGCGAAGGAGTGATCCTTAACGCCGAAGGCGAAGGCGCCCGCGCCCGGGTGCAGGTCAGCTTCGAACACGAAGGCGCCAAATGGCTGGTGCTGGGGTTTGCTAAACTGATTCCGCTGTAG
- the phoU gene encoding phosphate signaling complex protein PhoU has protein sequence MDITRDVHSQHISRQFNQELEALKTHLMTMGGLVEKQLKEAIIALAEGDSKLAAYVRDNDEAVNALQLQLDNECTRILARRQPAASDLRLVLAVIRATSDLERIGDEASKIARNAITLSESNEAVRGLIEVRHISDHVRHMLRDALTAFARFDTQLAVSVVREDELVDNEYSSAMRSLVTFMVEDPRSLSSVLNVMWILRALERVGDHADNLAEHVVYLVKGMDIRHSDADTLEQVNDENA, from the coding sequence ATGGACATTACCCGCGACGTTCACAGTCAACATATTTCCCGCCAGTTCAATCAGGAACTGGAGGCGCTGAAAACCCACCTGATGACCATGGGTGGCCTGGTGGAAAAACAGCTCAAGGAGGCCATCATCGCGCTGGCCGAAGGCGACAGCAAGCTGGCCGCCTACGTGCGCGATAACGACGAAGCGGTCAACGCGCTGCAGCTCCAGCTCGACAACGAGTGCACCCGGATACTCGCACGCCGCCAGCCTGCCGCCTCCGATCTACGCCTGGTGCTGGCGGTCATCCGTGCGACTTCGGATCTGGAGCGTATCGGCGATGAAGCCAGCAAGATCGCGCGTAATGCCATTACCTTAAGCGAAAGCAATGAGGCGGTACGCGGCCTGATCGAAGTGCGCCATATCAGCGATCACGTGCGCCACATGCTGCGCGACGCGCTGACCGCCTTTGCCCGCTTTGATACCCAGCTGGCCGTTAGCGTGGTCCGTGAGGACGAGCTGGTCGATAACGAATACAGCAGCGCCATGCGCTCACTGGTCACCTTTATGGTCGAAGACCCGCGTTCGCTATCGTCGGTGCTTAACGTCATGTGGATATTGCGCGCGCTGGAGCGCGTGGGCGACCACGCCGATAACCTGGCCGAACACGTGGTCTATCTGGTCAAAGGCATGGATATTCGCCACAGCGACGCCGATACGCTGGAGCAGGTCAACGACGAGAATGCTTGA
- the pstA gene encoding phosphate ABC transporter permease PstA, with amino-acid sequence MSQRVAWRGLWPWLCAASVALSLLLLGLLLALLVSRGLGHFWPAPLEAVTLASGETFAGEAIREAELPNRPGHERLYFIGNRDSREHGARGARFRWVGLESIRQQATPARLVRLSRSPWGDFIGRLEAFEQGGQRLEGDAAWQALSQTLAQPENTRPDAKLILNPLNGEAFVQPLTEVYRASRPNAMSWLSKVRYWGDGVGRFLSQGPRAANTGGGVWPAIFGTVVMVIVMSVIVMPFGVLAAIYLNEIAEQNRFTRLVRIGVRNLAGVPSIVYGVFGLGAFVYGIGSTMDEWFFSDSLPSPTFGTGGLLWASLTLALLTLPVVIVATEEGLARIPDAQREGAVALGATRLETLTRVVLPMTAPAMLTALILAVARAAGEVAPLMLVGVAKLAPQVPVDATFPYLHLERKFMHLGYHIFDTAFHGDSVQAAIPLVYATALLLVLIVLVLNLTAIFLRHHLRRKRATT; translated from the coding sequence ATGAGCCAAAGGGTGGCATGGCGCGGGCTATGGCCGTGGCTGTGCGCGGCCAGCGTCGCGCTGTCACTGCTGCTGCTGGGGCTGCTGCTCGCGCTGCTGGTCAGCCGCGGGCTGGGGCATTTCTGGCCGGCGCCGCTGGAGGCCGTGACGCTTGCCTCGGGCGAAACCTTCGCCGGTGAAGCCATCCGCGAGGCCGAACTGCCCAACCGGCCGGGCCACGAACGGCTGTATTTTATCGGCAACCGCGATAGCCGCGAGCACGGCGCCCGCGGCGCGCGCTTTCGCTGGGTCGGCCTTGAGAGCATCCGCCAGCAGGCAACGCCCGCGCGGCTGGTGCGTCTGTCGCGCAGCCCCTGGGGCGATTTTATCGGCCGCCTTGAGGCCTTTGAACAAGGCGGCCAGCGGCTTGAAGGGGACGCCGCATGGCAAGCGCTCAGCCAGACGCTGGCGCAGCCGGAAAACACCCGCCCTGATGCGAAGCTGATCCTCAATCCGCTGAACGGTGAGGCCTTTGTTCAGCCCCTTACGGAGGTCTATCGCGCCTCGCGCCCCAACGCCATGAGCTGGCTTTCCAAAGTGCGTTACTGGGGTGACGGCGTGGGACGATTTCTCAGCCAGGGGCCACGCGCGGCCAATACCGGCGGCGGCGTCTGGCCGGCGATTTTCGGCACCGTGGTGATGGTGATCGTGATGTCGGTCATCGTCATGCCGTTTGGCGTGCTGGCGGCGATTTATTTAAACGAGATCGCCGAGCAAAACCGCTTCACCCGGCTGGTACGCATCGGCGTGCGCAATCTGGCCGGCGTGCCGTCCATCGTCTACGGCGTGTTTGGGCTGGGCGCGTTTGTCTACGGCATCGGCTCGACCATGGATGAATGGTTTTTCAGCGACAGCCTGCCCTCGCCGACCTTTGGCACCGGCGGTCTGCTGTGGGCCTCGCTGACGCTGGCGCTGCTGACGCTGCCGGTGGTGATTGTGGCCACCGAAGAAGGCCTTGCGCGGATTCCCGATGCCCAGCGCGAAGGTGCTGTGGCACTGGGCGCCACGCGACTGGAAACCTTGACGCGCGTGGTGCTGCCCATGACCGCGCCGGCCATGCTGACCGCGCTGATTTTAGCCGTGGCGCGGGCCGCCGGCGAAGTCGCGCCGCTAATGCTGGTCGGGGTGGCCAAACTGGCGCCCCAGGTGCCGGTCGACGCGACGTTTCCCTACCTGCATCTGGAACGCAAGTTCATGCACCTGGGCTACCATATTTTCGATACCGCCTTTCACGGCGACAGCGTGCAGGCCGCGATACCGCTGGTCTACGCCACCGCGCTGCTGCTGGTGCTGATTGTGCTGGTGCTTAACCTGACTGCCATTTTTCTGCGTCATCATCTGAGACGCAAACGCGCGACGACGTAA
- a CDS encoding IS1380 family transposase, protein MFLTELDSRGPLAMGESLSPWTPSCNGSIRVELSGHRTTSDSGALLLREALDNSGMIDALDDHLVDHRDPDRVRHSLASQLRTLVLQRSMGWIDLSDTDTLRRDPLWQLACSDARGTTPLAQDRPSQATLSRLLTCLGRDDNIDTVHEGLLRLAVWRLTSLDGGERPEHLTLDIDGLPIDVHGHQGGSAFHGLYGARIYSPLVASLAETGDMVGGLLREGNAGPAENADTWIPHLVRRLNESTGAKVKVRIDAGFTDNDTLEALEDRDIEYLGRLRSHTGLQTLAAPHLKRPRGRPPEQPREWCHDLAYQAGTWPAPRRVVLVVQERPDDLLLHAFFLVTNLGKFNWPPEKVLALYRKRGSAEAHMGEVKSALDLHLSSTDRGVSTVQDVMARNEVNLLLTLCAYQVLHGLRCLLERQTRQGWSLKRMREQVLKVAATLTVHARRITVHLGDAADKWWPSLLKGLPRLTALT, encoded by the coding sequence ATGTTCCTAACCGAACTTGACTCAAGAGGACCACTCGCCATGGGTGAAAGCCTATCCCCCTGGACCCCGTCATGCAACGGGTCCATCCGCGTCGAGCTCAGCGGCCATCGCACCACCAGCGACAGCGGTGCTTTGCTGTTGCGTGAAGCCCTCGACAACAGCGGCATGATCGATGCGCTGGACGACCATCTGGTCGATCATCGCGACCCGGATCGCGTCCGCCACTCGTTAGCCAGCCAGCTGCGTACCCTGGTGCTGCAGCGTTCGATGGGCTGGATCGACCTCAGCGATACCGACACGCTCCGCCGTGACCCGCTCTGGCAGCTAGCCTGCAGTGATGCCCGCGGGACAACGCCGTTGGCTCAGGACCGGCCATCTCAAGCGACGCTGTCGCGGCTGCTGACGTGCCTGGGCCGCGACGACAATATCGATACCGTGCATGAGGGCCTGCTGCGGCTGGCGGTCTGGCGACTGACCTCGCTGGACGGCGGCGAACGCCCCGAGCATCTGACGCTGGACATCGACGGCTTGCCGATCGACGTCCACGGCCACCAGGGCGGTTCGGCGTTTCATGGACTTTACGGGGCCAGAATCTACTCGCCTTTGGTGGCCTCGCTGGCAGAGACCGGCGACATGGTGGGCGGTCTGCTGCGTGAAGGTAACGCCGGCCCAGCCGAGAATGCCGATACCTGGATCCCACATCTGGTGCGGCGACTCAACGAGAGCACCGGGGCCAAGGTCAAGGTACGCATCGACGCGGGTTTCACCGACAACGACACGCTTGAGGCGCTGGAAGATCGCGACATCGAGTATCTGGGCCGGTTGCGCAGTCATACGGGCCTGCAGACACTGGCAGCGCCACATCTGAAGCGGCCACGCGGCCGGCCCCCCGAGCAACCTCGGGAATGGTGCCATGACCTGGCGTACCAAGCCGGTACCTGGCCGGCGCCGCGGCGCGTGGTGCTGGTGGTACAAGAGCGGCCCGATGATCTGCTGCTGCATGCCTTCTTTTTGGTCACCAACCTCGGCAAGTTCAACTGGCCGCCGGAAAAGGTCCTGGCGCTTTATCGCAAGCGCGGCAGCGCCGAAGCCCACATGGGCGAGGTGAAGTCGGCGCTCGACCTGCATCTCTCCTCGACTGATCGCGGTGTCTCCACCGTCCAGGACGTCATGGCCCGCAACGAGGTAAACCTGCTGCTGACTCTCTGCGCTTATCAGGTGCTACACGGGCTGCGTTGCCTGTTGGAACGACAGACCCGGCAGGGCTGGAGCCTGAAGCGGATGCGCGAGCAGGTGCTTAAGGTGGCCGCCACGCTGACAGTGCACGCCCGGCGCATCACCGTGCACCTCGGCGATGCCGCCGATAAATGGTGGCCATCTTTACTGAAAGGGTTGCCGCGGCTGACGGCATTGACCTGA
- a CDS encoding ABC transporter permease subunit, translating to MTPPRKLQGTQPLRQFRDRLATTVIVVGAVAVLAAILAIGVFLVWQSLPVLFIPLETTVAKLSVLAWGTLKAALATLLFAIPVALCAAVYTALYLPARWRLRIKPALEMMEAVPGVVVGFIAGVILAPWVGQHLASALALLVWPPASALLAGLLWQALAPQRLPFSQAWLWLIPWLLAMGWLALWAAPLIEHQLLGADLRHVLETRLGVDYATRNALIVGMAMGFAVVPGIYALADDALAEVPASLMEGAQALGADRWQTLWRVALPAAGPGIFSAVLIGAGRAVGETMIVLMASSNAALISANPLEGMRTIAAAVAIELPEAAPMSATYHLLIFAALVLFLFTFLVNTLAEVVRLRLRTRLQRLGGGV from the coding sequence ATGACACCACCCCGAAAGCTTCAAGGTACGCAGCCGCTGCGCCAGTTTCGCGATCGGCTGGCCACCACCGTGATTGTGGTGGGCGCCGTGGCCGTGCTGGCGGCGATTCTGGCCATCGGCGTGTTTCTCGTCTGGCAAAGTCTGCCGGTGCTTTTCATCCCGCTGGAAACCACCGTAGCCAAGCTCTCGGTGCTCGCCTGGGGCACGCTCAAGGCCGCGCTGGCGACGCTACTGTTTGCCATTCCCGTGGCGCTGTGTGCGGCGGTCTACACCGCCCTGTACCTGCCCGCCCGGTGGCGCCTGCGGATCAAACCGGCGCTGGAAATGATGGAAGCCGTGCCCGGCGTGGTAGTGGGTTTCATCGCCGGGGTGATTCTGGCGCCCTGGGTGGGGCAGCATCTGGCCAGCGCGCTGGCGCTGCTGGTCTGGCCGCCGGCAAGCGCGTTGCTGGCGGGGCTTTTATGGCAGGCGTTGGCTCCCCAGCGGCTGCCCTTCAGCCAGGCGTGGCTGTGGCTGATTCCCTGGCTGCTGGCCATGGGCTGGCTGGCGCTATGGGCCGCGCCGCTGATCGAGCACCAGCTGCTGGGCGCTGATCTGCGCCATGTGCTGGAAACGCGGCTGGGCGTGGATTATGCCACCCGCAACGCGCTGATTGTGGGCATGGCCATGGGCTTCGCCGTGGTGCCGGGCATTTACGCGCTGGCCGACGACGCCCTCGCGGAGGTGCCGGCCTCGCTGATGGAAGGCGCTCAGGCGCTGGGCGCCGACCGCTGGCAAACGCTCTGGCGCGTGGCCTTGCCCGCCGCCGGCCCGGGGATTTTTTCCGCGGTGCTGATCGGCGCCGGCCGCGCCGTGGGCGAAACCATGATCGTGCTGATGGCCAGCAGCAACGCCGCGCTGATCAGCGCCAACCCGCTTGAAGGCATGCGCACCATCGCCGCCGCGGTGGCCATCGAGCTACCCGAGGCAGCGCCCATGAGCGCCACTTATCATCTGCTGATTTTTGCCGCGCTGGTGCTGTTCCTGTTCACGTTTCTGGTCAATACGCTGGCCGAAGTGGTGCGTCTGCGGCTGCGAACCCGTCTGCAGCGGTTGGGAGGTGGCGTATGA